In a genomic window of Branchiostoma floridae strain S238N-H82 chromosome 19, Bfl_VNyyK, whole genome shotgun sequence:
- the LOC118407105 gene encoding E3 ubiquitin-protein ligase TRIM56-like, which yields MPKRKSSRSVQGSKSKEETKADAILSKISGDFLECTICLEPFKDPKVLPCLHTFCEGCLKKFIAQDKVKNKFQCPTCRTDTVLPKGGVSKLKNNFFVQSLSDTIETHKSLVSKENDKVQCDVCEEDGASQGCVVCEEFLCEECACAHHRAKRTRSHEVVGVAELKERLITKTGSLKSNSLPTCQKHRDEKLKFYCETCKHPICRDCTVLQHKAHKYGYLEDAVSDARAEIKNKLKAAKKEITKYKNKARAVTKKQDELYTRNKKAADGINAAAKEEIKYLTGLVKGKQTELKEKLASITETRSKQLSATADSIESTLDSLSSTVDFSQKVVEHGSDFDVMNVYSDVTTRLESLLEGPTPDIPDDISYIMFEPTNSTIQKKEKLVALGNIVEEEVEDDEMEDDEMEDDEEAQTEATIRFTVNNFSKLNEQKSSPAVFIRNLPWKILTRPDHKDNKKSLAIFLQCDADSKSLWSCRASVELRLIPQKIGIPTYKRNYQRTFYRKGDNRGYAEFIPWDDVCDPQKGYIKDDKILLEPSLLPGKSWGFPEFIPWDEVCDPQKGYIKDDKIILEAHVEAEAPRGMKEVILGNIFSKENLEDEMEEEEELQTEATFRLTVDDISKLSENKLSTAAVFIHNMPWKILVKPEHDPNAQQENNNSLGVYLRCDAESNSFWSCRALVKLRLIPQYNGVQTVEKTFNNIFYGKDNCSSWGYPKFMPWHEVCDPQKGYIKDDKIIVEAYVKAGAPCIMV from the exons gaaaAGTTCCAGGTCTGTACAAGGCTCAAAGTCTAAGGAAGAAACAAAAGCAGATGCCATACTCAGCAAGATTTCTGGGGACTTCCTTGAGTGTACAATCTGCCTGGAGCCCTTTAAGGATCCCAAGGTCCTGCCGTGTCTCCACACCTTCTGTGAGGGTTGTCTGAAGAAGTTCATTGCACAAGATAAAGTGAAGAACAAGTTTCAGTGTCCGACATGTCGAACCGATACTGTACTTCCTAAGGGTGGAGTTTCTAAGCTCAAAAACAACTTCTTTGTCCAGAGCTTGAGTGACACAATTGAGACTCACAAGAGTTTGGTTAGCAAGGAGAATGACAAAGTACAGTGTGATGTCTGTGAAGAAGATGGTGCTAGCCAAGGCTGTGTTGTCTGTGAGGAGTTCTTGTGTGAAGAGTGTGCCTGTGCCCACCACCGGGCCAAACGTACCCGCAGTCATGAAGTTGTTGGTGTGGCGGAGCTGAAAGAGCGGCTGATCACAAAGACGGGATCACTGAAGTCAAACTCACTGCCAACTTGTCAAAAGCACAGGGATGAAAAGTTGAAGTTCTACTGTGAGACGTGCAAGCACCCCATCTGTCGAGATTgcacggtactgcagcacaaggcCCACAAGTACGGCTACCTGGAGGATGCTGTGAGTGATGCCAGGGCAGAGATTAAGAACAAGCTGAAAGCTGCCAAGAAGGAaatcacaaaatacaaaaacaagGCAAGAGCTGTAACCAAGAAGCAAGATGAACTGTACACAAGGAACAAAAAAGCTGCAGATGGCATCAATGCAGCTGCAAAGGAAGAGATCAAATATCTGACTGGCCTTGTTAAAGGTAAACAGACTGAACTGAAAGAAAAGCTAGCCTCCATCACAGAAACCCGTTCCAAGCAGCTCTCTGCTACAGCAGACAGCATTGAGAGCACCTTAGACAGTCTGTCCAGCACAGTGGACTTTTCTCAGAAGGTTGTGGAACATGGCAGTGACTTTGATGTCATGAATGTGTACTCTGACGTCACAACAAGGCTGGAATCGCTGCTTGAAGGTCCAACCCCAGACATTCCTGATGACATCAGTTACATCATGTTTGAGCCAACGAATAGTACAATACAGAAGAAGGAAAAGCTAGTTGCCCTCGGGAATATTGTTGAAGAAGAAGTTGAAGATGATGAGATGGAAGATGATGAGATGGAAGATGATGAAGAGGCGCAAACTGAGGCGACCATTCGTTTTACGGTGAACAATTTCAGTAAGCTGAATGAGCAGAAGTCCAGTCCTGCTGTGTTCATCCGCAATCTACCTTGGAAAATACTAACCAGGCCTGATCATAAAGACAATAAGAAGAGCCTTGCCATTTTCCTCCAATGTGATGCTGACTCCAAAAGCTTGTGGTCCTGTCGAGCATCCGTTGAGCTGCGGTTGATTCCTCAGAAGATTGGCATTCCAACTTATAAACGGAATTATCAACGAACCTTCTACAGGAAGGGGGACAACAGGGGGTATGCTGAGTTCATTCCTTGGGATGATGTGTGTGATCCGCAGAAGGGATACATCAAGGATGACAAGATCCTACTGGAGCCTAGCCTTTTACCT GGGAAGAGCTGGGGATTCCCAGAATTCATTCCTTGGGATGAGGTGTGCGATCCACAGAAGGGATACATCAAGGATGACAAGATCATACTGGAGGCTCACGTGGAGGCAGAAGCTCCTCGTGGCATGAAGGAAGTGATCCTGGGTAACATTTTCAGCAAAGAAAACCTGGAGGATGAgatggaggaagaggaggagttGCAGACTGAGGCAACCTTTCGGCTCAccgtggatgacatcagcaagCTCAGTGAGAACAAGCTAAGTACTGCAGCAGTGTTCATTCACAACATGCCCTGGAAAATACTGGTCAAGCCTGAACATGACCCCAATGCCCAACAGGAAAACAACAATAGCCTTGGTGTGTACCTACGTTGCGATGCCGAATCCAATAGCTTTTGGTCATGCCGTGCCTTGGTAAAGTTGCGGTTGATCCCACAGTATAATGGTGTACAGACAGTTGAAAAGACCTTTAACAACATCTTCTACGGCAAAGACAACTGCAGCTCATGGGGGTACCCAAAATTCATGCCCTGGCACGAGGTGTGTGACCCACAAAAAGGATACATCAAGGATGACAAGATCATAGTGGAGGCTTATGTGAAGGCAGGTGCTCCTTGCATCATGGTCTAA